From Bombus vancouverensis nearcticus chromosome 15, iyBomVanc1_principal, whole genome shotgun sequence, the proteins below share one genomic window:
- the Skeletor gene encoding DM13 and DOMON_DOH domain-containing protein skeletor isoform X3, whose amino-acid sequence MTDSKEQAEQKGEEVKRARTRWRKRKRESEVRQGEPVIVVGSTKLPGSTTATFDGSNHEDAMTTQSPTSSTTRLSSIGLVAAIYLLLATQICSAAYYGKLIGKLSELHHGVSGEVYAVDGRTLFIKDFTYDGEAPTAYFYVGTSKSPNGNGIRLRDERGSSNTLKRYRRKDITLTLPDGKTLSNVKWFAVWCDEFAVNFGDVRIPRGFDYPKPQKLAALNGVHGVSSEPIVVVDAQTLLIPSFSYDGEAPDAKFWVGAGPSPSPQGIRVPDENGKEQPLRRYDRKAIVLTLPGDLTIHQIGHFGVWCEAFTVDFGHVQIPQGLNVPPSLKMLGVSPQNVHRGGQGQTLGLTNLYELATSASSSSPASPSPSPSLASALLTQQQYQQPTTYRPILRREDQVQVVQAIDYRIPKSLQTQEPLAQQLHRHQSASYPTPVGRSTAIVQYGDDVTNLDDATYQEQYRSANGQPSVETVATQPVIRSRSRSQPTSEPQPNSYSRFLQFQGDRRVDSFVRY is encoded by the exons ATGACGGATTCAAAGGAGCAAGCAGAGCAGAAGGGAGAGGAGGTGAAGAGAGCGAGAACAAgatggagaaagagaaagagagagagcgagGTGAGGCAAGGCGAGCCGGTGATCGTAGTGGGATCGACAAAGCTACCTGGTTCCACGACGGCCACTTTCGACGGCAGTAACCACGAAGACGCCATGACGACACAATCACCCACATCGTCCACGACTCGGCTCTCCTCGATTGGTCTAGTCGCAGCGATTTATCTTCTTCTGGCGACAC AGATATGCAGCGCAGCTTATTACGGAAAGCTTATTGGCAAGCTGTCGGAACTTCATCACGGCGTCAGCGGTGAAGTTTACGCGGTGGACGGGCGAACTCTGTTCATCAAGGACTTCACGTACGACGGCGAAGCACCAA CCGCTTACTTTTACGTCGGTACATCGAAGAGTCCTAATGGAAACGGAATCAGGCTCCGGGACGAGCGTGGATC ATCGAACACGTTGAAGCGGTATCGTAGGAAGGACATCACGCTCACGTTACCCGATGGCAAGACGCTGAGCAACGTGAAGTGGTTCGCCGTGTGGTGCGACGAATTCGCC GTTAACTTTGGTGACGTCAGAATACCACGAGGATTCGATTACCCAAAACCTCAAAAATTGGCAGCTCTGAACGGAGTACACGGAGTAAGCTCCGAACCAATCGTCGTCGTCGATGCACAAACCCTCTTGATACCAAGCTTCAGCTACGATGGCGAGGCGCCTG ATGCGAAATTTTGGGTTGGAGCTGGACCATCGCCGTCGCCGCAAGGTATTCGCGTACCAGACGAGAACGGAAAGGAGCAGCCACTACGTCGATACGATCGCAAAGCCATCGTGCTGACGTTGCCCGGGGATCTAACGATCCACCAGATCGGCCACTTCGGCGTCTGGTGTGAGGCGTTTACCGTGGACTTCGGCCATGTACAAATTCCGCAAGGTCTTAACGTGCCACCGTCCCTAAAGATGCTCGGAGTTTCGCCGCAG AACGTGCATCGCGGAGGGCAGGGACAGACGCTCGGTCTGACAAATCTGTACGAGCTGGCTACTtcggcgtcgtcgtcgtcaccGGCTTCTCCGTCTCCTTCTCCTTCCCTCGCGAGCGCGTTGCTTACTCAGCAGCAATACCAACAACCGACAACCTACCGGCCGATCCTCCGCCGAGAAGACCAGGTCCAAGTGGTCCAGGCGATCGACTATCGAATACCAAAGAGCTTGCAGACCCAAGAACCACTCGCGCAGCAGCTTCACCGGCATCAATCCGCCTCTTATCCGACACCGGTCGGAAGATCGACCGCGATTGTTCAGTACGGCGACGACGTCACGAATCTAGACGATGCCACGTATCAGGAACAGTATAGATCCGCTAACGGTCAGCCTTCTGTCGAAACGGTCGCAACTCAGCCTGTAATACGATCGAGATCGCGTAGCCAACCAACTAGCGAGCCCCAGCCAAATTCTTACTCGAGATTTTTACAATTCCAAGGTGACAGACGAGTAGACTCTTTCGTTCGTTATTGA
- the Skeletor gene encoding DM13 and DOMON_DOH domain-containing protein skeletor isoform X4: MTDSKEQAEQKGEEVKRARTRWRKRKRESEVRQGEPVIVVGSTKLPGSTTATFDGSNHEDAMTTQSPTSSTTRLSSIGLVAAIYLLLATQICSAAYYGKLIGKLSELHHGVSGEVYAVDGRTLFIKDFTYDGEAPTAYFYVGTSKSPNGNGIRLRDERGSSNTLKRYRRKDITLTLPDGKTLSNVKWFAVWCDEFAVNFGDVRIPRGFDYPKPQKLAALNGVHGVSSEPIVVVDAQTLLIPSFSYDGEAPDAKFWVGAGPSPSPQGIRVPDENGKEQPLRRYDRKAIVLTLPGDLTIHQIGHFGVWCEAFTVDFGHVQIPQGLNVPPSLKMLGVSPQSKLNCEVLEDKLAFEVRWAVAGDSIVAQLVGKLDDGQYMAFGLSANPERSLMVGGDVVVAWVDKQTLQGYAVDYFLDAKSQCSGRRGSCPDTRIQENTNSIRLLNAALVDGYSIVTYQRPLKTNDELDHQILTNGSQAIIWAIGPLNERQEVSFHSDYLKTDRFIDFGRPPVWNCPVPDHEHSQVFADSTDARDSDNQQLVATTRRPQRVATPAPAAKDDAWEIPAIQCYEPEDGVLYAQMGPTGGKHGYPAITGHVGWGISWYINGLLIPEINVVRGKKYTFVVEGGENADTPARYHPFYITDDPVGGYQHKTPEEKAKVKIFAGAQRQRGVYRPTGVGRLCNWVPDQNQPLADEFSSFGAYQRTLTLECDHGEPGFVEWVPDENTPDTVYYQCFTHRYLGWKINVHDSCDAGEAAGSENHEVYVDPKNQRPSGDLENSHSIRVLSKVTPTAEFLRQPQHSHHPHSEHGLRYSYHPATNPDKLSTSYTQLLTTANNNNYVRLKSSPSYEEPYTLRPSYNTPGHDAVPHRHEVRQHHNHHYNHHHQLAPIYREQSMGVTRLTSSYPGRQQIMEIQPELLRQPSNQQLSNLVADNPRPLSHGMKYTYPATASPQIPYSRPVSHHYAPNYHHLYHPPLPDHYHHHQPDQRTQLMFVKRPMLTRRPMLQTMPQPTLPLPSRSVFMERKKTVYRPSSSNYGKRTAERQSQGNDNTQIAKLKKIDSKQHRTKLETKVSSLDIPNIFVTPIKPARNTGFNPDSIVIESGFKPIIRNIEKATDVAQKRVSEKVEQEEDVRLRETLNHKAVDNFEPVFIPSPPVPTVATVKKSKKKSTNAKPRPSDANDMEMAADRMNAYYLPPLPGQFPNNPPPSPSPSSEVLITFDGKMLKDSSLVRSISGIGEHSKSKLSSDVLSRTPQFGRFKGELPPPIPGEVRSDQSQLEKHRLPAGLPEARTTKNTKLTLVERSKRSPHEGHVHVTDFQTNSSETSHREHHDLHDHRSHGNMMSKFVNAGQMIIANLGYIFLGVIAYHVI; the protein is encoded by the exons ATGACGGATTCAAAGGAGCAAGCAGAGCAGAAGGGAGAGGAGGTGAAGAGAGCGAGAACAAgatggagaaagagaaagagagagagcgagGTGAGGCAAGGCGAGCCGGTGATCGTAGTGGGATCGACAAAGCTACCTGGTTCCACGACGGCCACTTTCGACGGCAGTAACCACGAAGACGCCATGACGACACAATCACCCACATCGTCCACGACTCGGCTCTCCTCGATTGGTCTAGTCGCAGCGATTTATCTTCTTCTGGCGACAC AGATATGCAGCGCAGCTTATTACGGAAAGCTTATTGGCAAGCTGTCGGAACTTCATCACGGCGTCAGCGGTGAAGTTTACGCGGTGGACGGGCGAACTCTGTTCATCAAGGACTTCACGTACGACGGCGAAGCACCAA CCGCTTACTTTTACGTCGGTACATCGAAGAGTCCTAATGGAAACGGAATCAGGCTCCGGGACGAGCGTGGATC ATCGAACACGTTGAAGCGGTATCGTAGGAAGGACATCACGCTCACGTTACCCGATGGCAAGACGCTGAGCAACGTGAAGTGGTTCGCCGTGTGGTGCGACGAATTCGCC GTTAACTTTGGTGACGTCAGAATACCACGAGGATTCGATTACCCAAAACCTCAAAAATTGGCAGCTCTGAACGGAGTACACGGAGTAAGCTCCGAACCAATCGTCGTCGTCGATGCACAAACCCTCTTGATACCAAGCTTCAGCTACGATGGCGAGGCGCCTG ATGCGAAATTTTGGGTTGGAGCTGGACCATCGCCGTCGCCGCAAGGTATTCGCGTACCAGACGAGAACGGAAAGGAGCAGCCACTACGTCGATACGATCGCAAAGCCATCGTGCTGACGTTGCCCGGGGATCTAACGATCCACCAGATCGGCCACTTCGGCGTCTGGTGTGAGGCGTTTACCGTGGACTTCGGCCATGTACAAATTCCGCAAGGTCTTAACGTGCCACCGTCCCTAAAGATGCTCGGAGTTTCGCCGCAG TCGAAACTGAACTGCGAAGTGCTGGAGGACAAGCTGGCTTTTGAGGTGCGATGGGCCGTGGCCGGAGACAGCATAGTCGCCCAACTCGTTGGAAAACTTG ACGATGGACAATACATGGCGTTCGGATTATCAGCGAATCCGGAAAGAAGCTTAATGGTCGGCGGAGATGTCGTGGTCGCCTGGGTCGATAAGCAAACCCTTCAAGGCTACGCTGTCGATTACTTTTTGGATGCTAAATCTCAATGTTCCGGAAGACGAGGCAGCTGTCCAGACACACGCATACAG GAGAACACGAATTCTATTCGATTGTTGAACGCGGCACTGGTGGACGGATATAGCATTGTCACGTATCAGAGACCACTGAAGACGAACGATGAACTGGACCATCAAATCCTGACAAACGGATCGCAGGCGATCATCTGGGCCATCGGCCCACTAAACGAGAGGCAAGAGGTCAGCTTTCACTCCGACTATCTGAAAACCGATCGTTTCATCGATTTCGGTAGACCACCGGTTTGGAATTGTCCCGTTCCAGATCACGAGCATTCTCAGGTATTCGCGGACAGCACCGATGCCAGGGACAGTGACAATCAg CAACTAGTTGCAACTACGAGAAGACCTCAACGTGTAGCAACCCCTGCACCGGCGGCTAAGGACGATGCTTGGGAAATTCCAGCCATTCAATGTTACGAACCCGAAGACGGAGTATTGTATGCCCAGATGGGACCTACTGGAGGAAAGCACGGCTATCCTGCTATTACTG GTCACGTTGGTTGGGGAATTTCGTGGTATATAAATGGCCTGCTAATTCCGGAGATCAACGTGGTACGTGGAAAAAAATACACTTTCGTAGTGGAAGGTGGGGAAAATGCCGATACTCCGGCTCGTTATCATCCCTTTTACATTACCGATGACCCCGTTGGTGGATACCAACACAAGACACCCGAGGAGAAAGCC AAAGTGAAAATATTTGCCGGCGCTCAACGTCAACGTGGAGTATATCGACCAACGGGTGTCGGACGTCTATGCAACTGGGTGCCAGATCAGAATCAACCCCTAGCGGACGAATTCTCGTCGTTCGGCGCTTATCAGCGTACGCTGACTTTGGAATGCGATCATGGTGAACCAGGTTTTGTAGAATGGGTCCCGGATGAGAACACGCCTGATACTGTGTACTATCAG TGTTTCACACATCGCTATCTGGGATGGAAGATAAACGTTCATGACAGTTGTGACGCCGGAGAAGCCGCTGGCAGCGAGAACCACGAGGTCTACGTGGACCCGAAGAATCAGCGACCGAGCGGGGATCTCGAAAACAGCCACAGCATCCGCGTGTTGAGCAAGGTAACACCAACGGCGGAGTTCCTCCGGCAGCCTCAACATTCTCATCATCCTCATAGCGAACACGGGCTTCGTTATTCTTATCATCCAGCGACTAACCCTGACAAGCTAAGCACATCATACACGCAGTTACTAACGACCGCTAACAACAACAATTACGTGCGCTTGAAATCATCGCCGTCGTACGAGGAGCCATACACCTTGAGACCTTCGTACAACACGCCGGGCCACGATGCTGTGCCGCATCGTCACGAGGTACGC CAGCATCACAATCATCACTATAATCATCACCACCAGCTCGCACCGATCTATCGCGAACAATCGATGGGAGTCACCAGACTGACCTCCTCCTACCCTGGCCGACAGCAAATCATGGAGATCCAACCGGAACTCCTTCGGCAACCCTCTAACCAGCAATTGTCTAACCTCGTTGCAGATAATCCACGACCACTGAGCCATGGGATGAAATACACATATCCGGCTACCGCCAGCCCACAGATCCCATATTCCAGGCCGGTGTCTCACCATTACGCGCCCAATTACCATCATCTTTATCACCCGCCCCTCCCcgatcattatcatcatcaccAACCGGACCAGAGGACTCAACTGATGTTCGTCAAGAGACCGATGTTGACACGTCGACCGATGTTGCAGACGATGCCCCAGCCCACCCTTCCTCTACCCTCGAGATCGGTCTTCATGGAACGAAAGAAGACAGTTTACAGACCGTCCTCGTCCAATTACGGAAAACGAACAGCGGAAAGACAGTCTCAAGGAAACGATAACACACAGATCGCGAAGCTCAAGAAAATCGATTCGAAGCAACATCGAACGAAACTAGAGACCAAAGTATCCAGCTTGGACATACCCAATATATTCGTCACTCCGATAAAGCCGGCGAGAAACACGGGGTTCAATCCAGACTCGATAGTAATCGAAAGTGGCTTCAAACCGATCATAAGAAATATCGAGAAAGCTACAGACGTGGCTCAAAAGAGAGTCTCCGAGAAAGTGGAGCAAGAAGAAGACGTCCGTCTTCGGGAAACTTTGAACCATAAAGCAGTCGATAACTTCGAGCCAGTTTTCATACCTTCGCCACCAGTTCCGACAGTTGCAACCGTtaaaaaatcgaagaaaaaatcTACGAACGCGAAACCGCGTCCTAGTGACGCGAATGACATGGAAATGGCTGCTGACAGAATGAACGCTTATTATTTGCCGCCACTTCCCGGACAATTCCCGAACAATCCGCCACCTTCGCCCTCGCCTTCGTCCGAAGTGCTAATTACGTTTGATGGCAAAATGTTGAAGGATTCCAGCTTGGTCAGATCTATTTCTGGAATCGGGGAACACTCTAAAAGTAAGCTATCCTCGGACGTTCTGAGCAGAACGCCACAATTTGGAAGATTTAAAGGGGAATTACCACCGCCAATTCCTGGAGAAGTTCGATCGGATCAATCTCAACTTGAAAAGCATCGTCTTCCAGCAGGTTTGCCCGAGGCGAGAACAACGAAGAACACGAAACTAACACTCGTCGAAAGATCAAAAAGATCTCCGCACGAAGGACATGTACACGTTACGGATTTTCAAACGAATAGCTCTGAAACGAGTCACCGTGAACATCACGATCTCCACGATCATCGTAGTCATGGAAATATGATGTCTAAATTTGTCAACGCGGGTCAAATGATCATTGCTAATTTAGGGTACATATTTTTGGGCGTGATAGCTTATCACGTTATTTGA
- the Skeletor gene encoding DM13 and DOMON_DOH domain-containing protein skeletor isoform X1 gives MTDSKEQAEQKGEEVKRARTRWRKRKRESEVRQGEPVIVVGSTKLPGSTTATFDGSNHEDAMTTQSPTSSTTRLSSIGLVAAIYLLLATQICSAAYYGKLIGKLSELHHGVSGEVYAVDGRTLFIKDFTYDGEAPTAYFYVGTSKSPNGNGIRLRDERGSSNTLKRYRRKDITLTLPDGKTLSNVKWFAVWCDEFAVNFGDVRIPRGFDYPKPQKLAALNGVHGVSSEPIVVVDAQTLLIPSFSYDGEAPDAKFWVGAGPSPSPQGIRVPDENGKEQPLRRYDRKAIVLTLPGDLTIHQIGHFGVWCEAFTVDFGHVQIPQGLNVPPSLKMLGVSPQSKLNCEVLEDKLAFEVRWAVAGDSIVAQLVGKLDDGQYMAFGLSANPERSLMVGGDVVVAWVDKQTLQGYAVDYFLDAKSQCSGRRGSCPDTRIQENTNSIRLLNAALVDGYSIVTYQRPLKTNDELDHQILTNGSQAIIWAIGPLNERQEVSFHSDYLKTDRFIDFGRPPVWNCPVPDHEHSQVFADSTDARDSDNQQLVATTRRPQRVATPAPAAKDDAWEIPAIQCYEPEDGVLYAQMGPTGGKHGYPAITGHVGWGISWYINGLLIPEINVVRGKKYTFVVEGGENADTPARYHPFYITDDPVGGYQHKTPEEKAKVKIFAGAQRQRGVYRPTGVGRLCNWVPDQNQPLADEFSSFGAYQRTLTLECDHGEPGFVEWVPDENTPDTVYYQCFTHRYLGWKINVHDSCDAGEAAGSENHEVYVDPKNQRPSGDLENSHSIRVLSKTMPQPTLPLPSRSVFMERKKTVYRPSSSNYGKRTAERQSQGNDNTQIAKLKKIDSKQHRTKLETKVSSLDIPNIFVTPIKPARNTGFNPDSIVIESGFKPIIRNIEKATDVAQKRVSEKVEQEEDVRLRETLNHKAVDNFEPVFIPSPPVPTVATVKKSKKKSTNAKPRPSDANDMEMAADRMNAYYLPPLPGQFPNNPPPSPSPSSEVLITFDGKMLKDSSLVRSISGIGEHSKSKLSSDVLSRTPQFGRFKGELPPPIPGEVRSDQSQLEKHRLPAGLPEARTTKNTKLTLVERSKRSPHEGHVHVTDFQTNSSETSHREHHDLHDHRSHGNMMSKFVNAGQMIIANLGYIFLGVIAYHVI, from the exons ATGACGGATTCAAAGGAGCAAGCAGAGCAGAAGGGAGAGGAGGTGAAGAGAGCGAGAACAAgatggagaaagagaaagagagagagcgagGTGAGGCAAGGCGAGCCGGTGATCGTAGTGGGATCGACAAAGCTACCTGGTTCCACGACGGCCACTTTCGACGGCAGTAACCACGAAGACGCCATGACGACACAATCACCCACATCGTCCACGACTCGGCTCTCCTCGATTGGTCTAGTCGCAGCGATTTATCTTCTTCTGGCGACAC AGATATGCAGCGCAGCTTATTACGGAAAGCTTATTGGCAAGCTGTCGGAACTTCATCACGGCGTCAGCGGTGAAGTTTACGCGGTGGACGGGCGAACTCTGTTCATCAAGGACTTCACGTACGACGGCGAAGCACCAA CCGCTTACTTTTACGTCGGTACATCGAAGAGTCCTAATGGAAACGGAATCAGGCTCCGGGACGAGCGTGGATC ATCGAACACGTTGAAGCGGTATCGTAGGAAGGACATCACGCTCACGTTACCCGATGGCAAGACGCTGAGCAACGTGAAGTGGTTCGCCGTGTGGTGCGACGAATTCGCC GTTAACTTTGGTGACGTCAGAATACCACGAGGATTCGATTACCCAAAACCTCAAAAATTGGCAGCTCTGAACGGAGTACACGGAGTAAGCTCCGAACCAATCGTCGTCGTCGATGCACAAACCCTCTTGATACCAAGCTTCAGCTACGATGGCGAGGCGCCTG ATGCGAAATTTTGGGTTGGAGCTGGACCATCGCCGTCGCCGCAAGGTATTCGCGTACCAGACGAGAACGGAAAGGAGCAGCCACTACGTCGATACGATCGCAAAGCCATCGTGCTGACGTTGCCCGGGGATCTAACGATCCACCAGATCGGCCACTTCGGCGTCTGGTGTGAGGCGTTTACCGTGGACTTCGGCCATGTACAAATTCCGCAAGGTCTTAACGTGCCACCGTCCCTAAAGATGCTCGGAGTTTCGCCGCAG TCGAAACTGAACTGCGAAGTGCTGGAGGACAAGCTGGCTTTTGAGGTGCGATGGGCCGTGGCCGGAGACAGCATAGTCGCCCAACTCGTTGGAAAACTTG ACGATGGACAATACATGGCGTTCGGATTATCAGCGAATCCGGAAAGAAGCTTAATGGTCGGCGGAGATGTCGTGGTCGCCTGGGTCGATAAGCAAACCCTTCAAGGCTACGCTGTCGATTACTTTTTGGATGCTAAATCTCAATGTTCCGGAAGACGAGGCAGCTGTCCAGACACACGCATACAG GAGAACACGAATTCTATTCGATTGTTGAACGCGGCACTGGTGGACGGATATAGCATTGTCACGTATCAGAGACCACTGAAGACGAACGATGAACTGGACCATCAAATCCTGACAAACGGATCGCAGGCGATCATCTGGGCCATCGGCCCACTAAACGAGAGGCAAGAGGTCAGCTTTCACTCCGACTATCTGAAAACCGATCGTTTCATCGATTTCGGTAGACCACCGGTTTGGAATTGTCCCGTTCCAGATCACGAGCATTCTCAGGTATTCGCGGACAGCACCGATGCCAGGGACAGTGACAATCAg CAACTAGTTGCAACTACGAGAAGACCTCAACGTGTAGCAACCCCTGCACCGGCGGCTAAGGACGATGCTTGGGAAATTCCAGCCATTCAATGTTACGAACCCGAAGACGGAGTATTGTATGCCCAGATGGGACCTACTGGAGGAAAGCACGGCTATCCTGCTATTACTG GTCACGTTGGTTGGGGAATTTCGTGGTATATAAATGGCCTGCTAATTCCGGAGATCAACGTGGTACGTGGAAAAAAATACACTTTCGTAGTGGAAGGTGGGGAAAATGCCGATACTCCGGCTCGTTATCATCCCTTTTACATTACCGATGACCCCGTTGGTGGATACCAACACAAGACACCCGAGGAGAAAGCC AAAGTGAAAATATTTGCCGGCGCTCAACGTCAACGTGGAGTATATCGACCAACGGGTGTCGGACGTCTATGCAACTGGGTGCCAGATCAGAATCAACCCCTAGCGGACGAATTCTCGTCGTTCGGCGCTTATCAGCGTACGCTGACTTTGGAATGCGATCATGGTGAACCAGGTTTTGTAGAATGGGTCCCGGATGAGAACACGCCTGATACTGTGTACTATCAG TGTTTCACACATCGCTATCTGGGATGGAAGATAAACGTTCATGACAGTTGTGACGCCGGAGAAGCCGCTGGCAGCGAGAACCACGAGGTCTACGTGGACCCGAAGAATCAGCGACCGAGCGGGGATCTCGAAAACAGCCACAGCATCCGCGTGTTGAGCAAG ACGATGCCCCAGCCCACCCTTCCTCTACCCTCGAGATCGGTCTTCATGGAACGAAAGAAGACAGTTTACAGACCGTCCTCGTCCAATTACGGAAAACGAACAGCGGAAAGACAGTCTCAAGGAAACGATAACACACAGATCGCGAAGCTCAAGAAAATCGATTCGAAGCAACATCGAACGAAACTAGAGACCAAAGTATCCAGCTTGGACATACCCAATATATTCGTCACTCCGATAAAGCCGGCGAGAAACACGGGGTTCAATCCAGACTCGATAGTAATCGAAAGTGGCTTCAAACCGATCATAAGAAATATCGAGAAAGCTACAGACGTGGCTCAAAAGAGAGTCTCCGAGAAAGTGGAGCAAGAAGAAGACGTCCGTCTTCGGGAAACTTTGAACCATAAAGCAGTCGATAACTTCGAGCCAGTTTTCATACCTTCGCCACCAGTTCCGACAGTTGCAACCGTtaaaaaatcgaagaaaaaatcTACGAACGCGAAACCGCGTCCTAGTGACGCGAATGACATGGAAATGGCTGCTGACAGAATGAACGCTTATTATTTGCCGCCACTTCCCGGACAATTCCCGAACAATCCGCCACCTTCGCCCTCGCCTTCGTCCGAAGTGCTAATTACGTTTGATGGCAAAATGTTGAAGGATTCCAGCTTGGTCAGATCTATTTCTGGAATCGGGGAACACTCTAAAAGTAAGCTATCCTCGGACGTTCTGAGCAGAACGCCACAATTTGGAAGATTTAAAGGGGAATTACCACCGCCAATTCCTGGAGAAGTTCGATCGGATCAATCTCAACTTGAAAAGCATCGTCTTCCAGCAGGTTTGCCCGAGGCGAGAACAACGAAGAACACGAAACTAACACTCGTCGAAAGATCAAAAAGATCTCCGCACGAAGGACATGTACACGTTACGGATTTTCAAACGAATAGCTCTGAAACGAGTCACCGTGAACATCACGATCTCCACGATCATCGTAGTCATGGAAATATGATGTCTAAATTTGTCAACGCGGGTCAAATGATCATTGCTAATTTAGGGTACATATTTTTGGGCGTGATAGCTTATCACGTTATTTGA